In Afipia sp. GAS231, a single window of DNA contains:
- a CDS encoding O-antigen ligase → MIGNALFAFGIVLTTASQLRLPAVPLGVGEVCLVLWLALASLRLVVSGRICNPRAMLQIIAFWACFAFALSVGTCLAFLQRELDLDSMLHDAFAYLLMAAITFLIAATMRADGSLRQTEWFLLAFWNIALALQLAMGWGFISLPSVDPWFWDRFRGWAENPNQVALYCAVFTPLSLGLALSARGFGRIAGSFSCLLSFFVGRLTKSDTFLVAMVTAFALFLVLRIRTWLTSSEHRSGLRFAVAVFVVIAAVPLSLSLAPYILATADDVESLAISLTKDRGGEGTQRTASLRLQLWQDALHRGLESGSLGLGPGPHLEKPNVVNHRALPAPFEAHSTLLDTFTQGGLLAVIAVCGLLAGIFILALRAKLDAQAALMAALAIFSISHFVLRHPIVWFALAVGLILGSSRQPSPHASESEPCAG, encoded by the coding sequence ATGATTGGCAACGCGCTCTTCGCCTTTGGCATCGTGCTTACCACAGCTTCGCAGCTGCGGCTCCCGGCTGTGCCGCTGGGCGTTGGCGAGGTCTGCCTCGTCTTGTGGCTCGCCCTCGCCTCGTTGCGCCTCGTCGTTTCCGGCCGCATCTGCAACCCGAGAGCCATGCTCCAGATCATCGCATTCTGGGCATGCTTTGCCTTCGCCTTGAGCGTCGGAACCTGCCTCGCCTTTCTGCAGCGGGAGCTCGACCTCGACTCGATGTTGCATGACGCATTTGCCTACCTATTGATGGCAGCCATCACTTTTCTCATCGCCGCGACCATGCGAGCCGACGGCTCCCTACGCCAGACCGAGTGGTTTCTGCTTGCGTTCTGGAACATCGCCTTGGCGCTTCAGCTCGCCATGGGTTGGGGCTTCATCAGCCTGCCGTCGGTTGACCCATGGTTCTGGGATCGATTTCGGGGCTGGGCAGAGAATCCCAATCAAGTGGCACTCTACTGCGCCGTTTTTACGCCGCTGTCGCTCGGTCTGGCTCTCTCGGCCAGGGGATTTGGCCGCATCGCCGGATCCTTCAGTTGCCTACTTTCCTTCTTCGTCGGTCGACTGACCAAGAGCGATACATTTCTTGTTGCGATGGTGACCGCCTTCGCGCTCTTTCTTGTGCTGCGTATTCGGACCTGGTTGACCTCGTCCGAACACAGATCCGGTCTGCGATTTGCGGTGGCTGTCTTCGTTGTCATCGCCGCCGTTCCTCTGTCGCTCTCGTTGGCGCCGTACATTTTGGCGACCGCCGACGACGTTGAAAGTCTGGCCATCAGCTTGACCAAGGATCGCGGCGGCGAAGGGACTCAGCGCACCGCTTCCCTACGACTGCAGCTCTGGCAAGATGCGCTGCATCGCGGGCTGGAATCCGGATCGCTCGGCCTCGGGCCAGGCCCACACCTCGAGAAGCCGAATGTCGTCAATCATAGGGCGCTTCCAGCTCCTTTCGAAGCCCATAGCACGCTGCTTGACACTTTTACGCAAGGCGGTCTCCTCGCAGTGATTGCCGTTTGCGGTCTTCTCGCCGGCATTTTCATCCTCGCGCTACGAGCGAAGCTCGACGCCCAGGCCGCATTGATGGCTGCGCTCGCCATTTTCAGCATAAGCCATTTTGTCTTGCGTCACCCAATCGTCTGGTTCGCGCTGGCTGTTGGCCTGATCCTCGGCTCGTCGCGCCAACCCTCACCGCACGCATCGGAGTCTGAACCATGTGCGGGATAG
- a CDS encoding glycosyltransferase: MTLHVLCVGGEDHALRIPFLSALRSRGIRVSAAGTGTASPFSASGIEYHAYEFDRFGARISDRLAIGQLSNLVQDIRPDIVQTFDTKPNLFAPLAIRGAVPVVRTINGMGWVFSSAHLKALTLRPVYLALQRLAACWTTATVFQNKADSRFFHRYHLLGNSQAVLIGSSGIDVGAFEVAQLRALPIAKLRAELGLGDSEVVLTVSRLTVQKGIPALLEAAAIVHAARPGVRFLLVGPRESEGPFAVDRALIDRHAPYVIALGARSDVPALLGLADVFACPTEYREGIPRVLLEAGLAGVPIVATRVPGCDDVVIENWNGHLVPQRDPPALAAAILDLLQDPDRARAMGSRSIEFVGREFDLNVVTERYVDLYRQLLSGGNSCGERTGSSHHDRQHRAASLHSRNAS, translated from the coding sequence ATGACATTACACGTGCTCTGCGTGGGGGGTGAGGATCATGCGCTGCGGATCCCGTTCCTGTCAGCTCTGCGGAGCCGCGGAATACGGGTGAGTGCTGCCGGCACAGGTACTGCGTCTCCATTTTCGGCAAGTGGCATAGAGTACCATGCTTACGAATTCGATCGATTTGGCGCCCGGATTTCCGATCGCCTGGCCATCGGCCAACTGTCGAATCTTGTGCAGGACATTCGACCCGACATTGTTCAGACGTTCGATACCAAACCAAACCTGTTTGCGCCGCTTGCCATCCGAGGTGCCGTTCCCGTTGTGCGCACCATCAACGGGATGGGTTGGGTATTTTCCTCCGCGCACCTGAAAGCGCTGACGCTGAGGCCGGTCTACCTGGCGTTGCAGCGGCTGGCTGCCTGCTGGACGACTGCGACCGTATTTCAGAACAAAGCCGATAGCCGCTTCTTCCACCGCTACCACCTGCTCGGCAACAGCCAGGCCGTACTGATCGGAAGCTCGGGAATCGATGTCGGTGCCTTCGAAGTCGCACAGCTCCGGGCGCTGCCCATTGCGAAACTTCGAGCCGAACTCGGCCTCGGCGATAGCGAAGTCGTGCTCACAGTGAGCCGCCTGACCGTGCAGAAGGGCATACCCGCACTTCTCGAAGCGGCCGCGATCGTCCATGCCGCCCGGCCTGGCGTTCGCTTCCTGCTGGTCGGTCCAAGGGAGAGCGAGGGTCCCTTTGCCGTGGATCGGGCCTTGATTGATCGACACGCACCCTACGTGATCGCGCTCGGCGCGCGAAGCGACGTTCCCGCGCTGCTCGGCCTCGCGGATGTCTTTGCCTGCCCTACTGAATATCGCGAAGGCATTCCCCGCGTCTTGCTGGAAGCAGGTCTAGCCGGCGTGCCCATTGTCGCGACGCGCGTGCCGGGCTGCGACGACGTCGTGATAGAGAACTGGAATGGACATCTCGTGCCTCAACGCGACCCGCCCGCGCTTGCCGCGGCCATTCTTGATCTGCTCCAGGATCCTGACCGCGCGAGAGCGATGGGAAGCCGTTCCATCGAGTTCGTCGGCCGTGAGTTCGACTTGAATGTCGTGACCGAGCGTTACGTCGATCTTTACCGGCAACTGCTTTCCGGCGGGAACTCTTGCGGCGAGCGGACCGGGTCGTCCCACCACGACCGTCAGCACCGAGCGGCCAGTTTGCACAGCAGAAACGCATCATGA
- a CDS encoding helix-turn-helix transcriptional regulator: MLSLNQSAISPGTIASLHQCRESIFNISNRAPVWPEANPGETPNELHAALARIGWGQVLLMRNRVIEASATARAILEREYRHDAGRETLHGALRQLFNRAGAQIPVGSTSWLATSAREGITSLVNQIINARSDETSTVILLDLDAHPEPTPRTLQRLFGFTAAETQLAVELVRGRNLLDIARSRRLSRTTIRSHLAALFIKTQTRRQVELVALLGRVAVLP; encoded by the coding sequence ATGTTGAGTTTGAACCAGAGTGCCATTTCGCCCGGAACTATTGCATCGCTGCATCAGTGCAGGGAGTCGATCTTCAACATCTCGAACCGGGCCCCGGTCTGGCCTGAAGCCAATCCCGGCGAAACGCCCAACGAGCTACACGCCGCTCTGGCGCGCATTGGCTGGGGCCAGGTCTTGCTCATGCGCAACCGCGTGATCGAAGCAAGCGCGACCGCCCGCGCGATATTGGAACGCGAATACCGCCATGACGCCGGTCGCGAAACGCTCCACGGCGCCTTAAGACAACTTTTTAATCGCGCCGGGGCGCAAATTCCCGTTGGCTCGACCTCATGGCTGGCGACTTCAGCCAGGGAAGGCATCACCAGTCTCGTCAATCAGATCATCAATGCCCGATCGGATGAAACGAGCACCGTCATCCTGCTCGATCTCGACGCTCATCCGGAACCGACACCGCGGACGCTCCAGCGTCTGTTCGGCTTCACGGCTGCGGAGACGCAGCTTGCGGTCGAATTGGTGCGCGGCCGCAATTTGCTTGATATAGCCCGCTCCCGTCGACTTAGTCGTACGACAATACGCTCGCATCTGGCCGCCTTGTTCATCAAGACACAGACGCGGCGGCAGGTGGAGTTGGTGGCACTACTGGGCCGGGTCGCCGTCTTGCCCTGA
- a CDS encoding polysaccharide biosynthesis/export family protein, translating into MNGNRPSSAFGCICAIVAVLASSGNCLGAQYKLAAGDTVEVSVGGMPEQRKRMQIQIDGTIVLPGVGTVDVAGLTSAELQTRMETLLQSRVLRQRSPDGREQALVVKPRDVMTSVVEYRPIYVTGDVLTPGQQVYRASVTVRQAVAVAGGFSLLRSRAQAGAIDPADLVRDYQSFATEYVKEYFHVVRTNAELRGDDKFDQTAPSEISLPASAIDPILQSEAQSLKTAQVDFRKERSFLEDAVKQSDAQLVTLKKQQDAEEKGVQADEEELDRVVKLFSSGSLTSPRVTESRRALLLSSTRRLQTTVELMRSQRQREDFLRQIERLASQRTLNLLRELKDSNVHMADLRVKMKALSQKLQPLGGAGVVPIETSDLRPEVTIVRKIGQQWERIAASVDFDVEPGDVVDVALRAPRAAEASN; encoded by the coding sequence ATGAACGGCAACCGTCCCAGTAGCGCTTTCGGCTGTATCTGCGCAATCGTGGCTGTGTTGGCGAGCAGCGGAAATTGCCTCGGAGCTCAATATAAGCTCGCTGCAGGCGATACGGTCGAGGTGTCAGTCGGCGGCATGCCGGAACAGCGCAAAAGAATGCAGATCCAGATCGACGGCACCATCGTTCTTCCCGGAGTGGGCACTGTAGACGTCGCGGGTCTGACCTCGGCGGAATTGCAGACCCGCATGGAGACGTTGCTGCAGTCCAGGGTCCTGCGTCAGCGCTCACCGGATGGCCGCGAGCAGGCTCTCGTCGTCAAGCCCAGGGACGTCATGACGAGCGTCGTGGAATACCGGCCGATCTACGTCACTGGCGACGTCCTCACGCCCGGGCAACAGGTTTATCGAGCATCCGTGACTGTGCGCCAGGCGGTCGCGGTTGCCGGTGGCTTTAGCCTGCTGCGCTCTCGCGCGCAGGCCGGCGCCATCGATCCGGCGGACCTCGTACGCGACTATCAGTCGTTCGCCACGGAATACGTCAAAGAGTACTTCCACGTCGTCCGCACCAATGCCGAGCTTCGTGGCGATGACAAATTTGATCAGACCGCGCCCAGCGAGATATCCCTACCCGCGTCCGCCATCGACCCAATCCTCCAATCCGAGGCGCAGTCGCTGAAGACCGCCCAAGTCGACTTTCGCAAGGAGCGAAGCTTTCTGGAGGATGCAGTGAAGCAATCGGACGCACAGCTCGTCACCCTCAAAAAGCAGCAGGACGCCGAGGAAAAAGGCGTACAGGCCGATGAAGAGGAACTCGACCGAGTTGTCAAACTTTTTAGCTCGGGGTCATTGACAAGCCCTCGCGTGACGGAGAGCCGCCGCGCCCTCTTGTTGTCGTCGACCCGCCGCCTGCAGACCACCGTCGAACTGATGCGGTCGCAACGTCAGCGCGAGGATTTCCTGCGGCAGATCGAGCGGCTGGCGAGCCAGCGAACCCTCAATCTGCTGCGCGAGCTCAAGGATTCGAACGTTCACATGGCGGACTTGCGGGTCAAAATGAAGGCCCTGAGCCAAAAACTGCAGCCTTTGGGCGGCGCGGGAGTGGTGCCGATCGAGACAAGCGATCTTCGGCCGGAGGTCACCATCGTCCGGAAGATTGGCCAACAATGGGAGCGGATCGCCGCATCGGTTGATTTCGATGTCGAGCCGGGGGATGTCGTCGACGTCGCGTTGCGCGCCCCGCGAGCGGCCGAGGCTTCGAACTGA